From the Methylomonas sp. MK1 genome, one window contains:
- a CDS encoding type II toxin-antitoxin system RelE/ParE family toxin has product MYQVEDYQAADGRLPFKDWLSALADRQAKARVLTRVQRMAAGNLGDCKPIQDGVWELRIDYGPGYRVYYAQAGAKLLLLLIGGDKRKQQGDIDKAVAYWKDWKQRTHHE; this is encoded by the coding sequence ATGTACCAGGTTGAAGACTACCAGGCAGCCGATGGCCGGCTGCCCTTCAAGGATTGGCTGTCGGCCTTGGCGGATCGACAGGCGAAAGCCCGCGTATTAACCAGGGTGCAACGCATGGCCGCCGGTAATCTTGGCGACTGCAAGCCCATACAAGACGGCGTATGGGAACTACGCATTGATTACGGTCCCGGCTATCGCGTGTATTACGCGCAGGCCGGGGCCAAGCTGCTGCTGTTACTGATCGGTGGCGACAAGCGCAAACAGCAGGGCGACATCGACAAAGCCGTTGCCTATTGGAAAGACTGGAAGCAGAGAACACACCATGAGTGA
- a CDS encoding addiction module antidote protein: MSEASKPHDQTVIELLREDPEFANEYLAAALEEVDQPGGREALLAALRQIAEAQGMAEVAERAGIKRESLYRALSPKGNPTIKTLLAVTKAVGLKLSAHRQAAA, encoded by the coding sequence ATGAGTGAAGCATCAAAACCACACGACCAAACGGTTATCGAGCTATTGCGCGAAGATCCCGAGTTTGCCAATGAATACCTGGCCGCGGCGCTAGAAGAGGTGGACCAGCCCGGCGGCCGCGAAGCGTTATTGGCAGCACTACGCCAGATTGCGGAAGCGCAAGGTATGGCGGAAGTTGCCGAGCGGGCGGGTATTAAACGCGAAAGCTTATACCGGGCCTTGTCGCCCAAAGGTAACCCCACCATCAAAACCCTGCTGGCTGTTACTAAGGCGGTCGGGCTGAAACTGTCGGCACATCGGCAGGCGGCAGCATGA
- a CDS encoding helix-turn-helix transcriptional regulator, translating into MTRTNRGAEGISGRVIFADFFQQDARKDLSAKIATPRNGKAAISAEMAIRLEAWTSGPTAETWVRMQAEYDLWQARQKPRPNVTPAPRPEAA; encoded by the coding sequence GTGACGCGGACGAATCGGGGCGCCGAAGGCATAAGCGGTCGCGTAATTTTTGCCGATTTTTTCCAGCAGGATGCCCGAAAAGATCTTTCGGCAAAAATAGCGACTCCCCGGAACGGCAAGGCCGCGATCAGTGCGGAAATGGCGATTCGATTGGAAGCCTGGACCAGTGGCCCGACTGCCGAAACGTGGGTGCGTATGCAGGCCGAGTATGACTTATGGCAGGCCCGCCAGAAGCCGCGCCCTAATGTCACGCCGGCGCCTCGACCAGAGGCGGCTTAA
- a CDS encoding helix-turn-helix transcriptional regulator encodes MTAQFNPPHPGSILKEDILPELGIGVTEAASQLGVSRVALSRVIR; translated from the coding sequence ATGACCGCCCAATTTAACCCGCCCCATCCGGGCAGTATTTTGAAAGAGGACATCTTGCCCGAACTGGGGATTGGCGTTACCGAGGCAGCATCGCAATTGGGTGTGTCCCGCGTGGCATTGTCGCGGGTCATTCGCTGA